The window CGATCACCGCGACCGCGCCCGCGACGCCGACCGCGATGAGCTTTCCCAGCCGATCCATCTCCGCCTGGAACGGCGTCTCGCGCTCCTCGGCCTCCTCGAGCGCGGTCGCGATCCGCCCGATCTCGGTGTCGGAACCGGTCCCCACGACGACGGCCGTCCCCGACCCCCGCTCGACGACGGTGTCCTTGTAGAGGATATTCGTCCTGTCGGCCAGCGACGTCTCCGGATCGACGACCCCGGTGGTTTTCGAGACCCCGACGCTCTCGCCGGTCAGGGCGGACTCGTCGACGCGCAGGTCCGACGCTGCCACGACGCGGGCGTCCGCCGGCACGACGTCGCCGGACTCGACGAATATCACGTCGCCGGGCACCAGCCGCGTCGCGTCGACCTCCCGTTTCTCGCCGCCGCGCCGGACCAGGGCGGAGGTCGTCGACAGCTCCTGGAGCGCGCGGATGCTTTGCTCGGCCCGGTAGTCCTGGACGAAGCCGAACAGCGTGATGAAGACGACGATCGCGGCGATCACGGCCGCATCCAGCGTGTGTCCGACCCCGGTCATCACGACCGCTGCGACGATCAGCACCCAGATCAACGCCGAGGAGTACTGCTCGAGCAGGATTCCGAGCCGGGAGACCCCTTCCTCGGCTTCGATCTCGTTCGGACCCTCCCGCTCGAGGCGGTCCCGCGCCTCCGACGGCTCGAGTCCCTCCTCCGAGGTCGCCAGTGCGTCGTAGACGTCCTCGATGGGACTGGCGTGCCAGTCGCTGTCTGACTCAGGTTCCGCTCGTTCGTCGTATGCTGGTCGTGACACGTGTGTGTCGAGGGGAGTGGGTCGCGGTGTGCGTGCCGATGCTGTAGCGGGGACGATATCGACGGTACCCTCGGCCCATCCGGCGAACGGTGGTCCCGTCGCGGAACGTCGCCACCTGCCCGAACGGCCTTTCGCTCGAGATCGGGCCCGGCCGTCGACCTCCCGTCGCCGCCGAACCCGACGCTGGGTTGGTCGGAATCCGGACGATCGCGGGCCGCTCCTACGACGATGACCATCTTAATACCCCGGCGGCCCGGCCGGAACCGGCTCAGCACCAGCTCCGTGCTCCGGGACGCCCCTCTCGAATGCCGTTGCGGGGGCGAGATCAGCCGACGTGTGCCGGTATCGACCGTGGACAACCCGCGACTCGCGACCTGGACGAACCCGCGGCAAATATGGGGGTATTGTTAACACGGTGGACGTTGAGGCGACGGATGCATGTCAGAATCCATTCATCGGCTGGAACCGCTGGATCGACGCCCGCTCGCCGACCGGACCTGTCTGGTAACCGGATCCTCGCGCGGGATCGGTCGTGACATCGCACTCGAGTTCGCCCGGTGTGGGGCGGACGTGGTCGTGAACTACCGCAGTTCCGACGAGAAAGCCAGGGAGGTGACCGAGCGAATCCGGGAAAACGACGAGACGGCGATCGCGGTGGGGGCCGACGTCTCCGACCCGGACGACGTCTCCGAGATGGTCGAACGGGTCCACGAGGAAGTCGGGTCGATTGACGTCCTGGTCAACAACGCGGGGATCACGATAGACCGGAAGTTCGAGAACATGACCTACGAGGACTGGACGACGGTCATGGAGGTCAACCTGAACGGGACGTTCAACTGCACGAAGGCGTTCTACGACGACATCAAGGACGCCGACAAGGGACGGCTCATCAACATCTCGAGCGTCGTCGGCCAGCAGGGCAACTACGGGCAGGCAAACTACGCGACCTCGAAGGGCGGGCTGATCGCGTTTACCCGGACGATCGCGCTGGAACTGGCGAGACACGGGTCGACGGCCAACTGCGTTGCGCCCGGGTTCACCGAGACGGACATGCTCGAGAAGGTTCCCGACCGGATCCGGGAGCAGATCCGGGACGATATCCCGCTGAACCGGTTCGCCGATACGACGGACATCGTCGGGATGGTGCGGTTCCTCGCGACGGACTACGCCGACTACATGACGGGCCAGGTCATTGGGATCAACGGCGGGATGGAGTGGTAGCGGAAGTAGCTAGGGCGTCCCGGCCCCCTCCCCGACTGCCGTTTTCGGCACGGAACGTCCCGGAACGGACGGAAAGCCGTTCGGATAGCACTCGTCCTCTCTCCGCGGGAGTCGGGACGACGTATTATATCGGATGAGAACGTATCCACAACTATGAGCGATCGCATCCTCGTCCCGTACGATGGATCGGCGCCGTCGAAAGACGCCCTCGAGTACGCCTTCGAGAAGTTCCCGGACGCGGACGTCACCGCCCTGTACGTCGTTCCGGCACCCGAAGGCTACTGGGGCGCGTTCGACGAGTCCACGGAGGTAACCCCCGACGACGAGGCCCGGGACCGGGGGCAGACGATCCTCGACGAGGCCGCCCAGCGGGCCGCCGAACACGACCGCGAGCTCGAGACCGAAGTCGCGACAGGGGAACCCGACCGCGAGATCGTCGCGTTCGCGGAAGACCACGGGGTCGACACGATCGTCATCGGGAGTCACGGCCGCGAGGGCGTCTCGCGGGTCCTGCTGGGCAGCGTCGCCGAGACGGTCGTCCGACGCTCGCCGATCCCGGTCGCGGTCGTCCGGTGACGCCGGCGCGAGATCGGTCGGAACCTGACGAACTCGACCTCGACTTCGACCTCGAGCGGATCGACTCGATCCTCGTCCCGACCGACGGCAGCCCGGCCGCGGGCGAGGCACTCGAGCGAGCGATCCTGATAGCCGACGCGGCCGATGACGATGGCCCTGACCGGCCCATCGTCCACGTCCTCTCGGTCGTCGACGCGACGAGCGACCCGCTTCGGTTCGGCGCCGCCGAGGTCGCGGACCTCGAGCGCGCGAAGTGGCGACTGGTCGAGGACGTCGTCGCCACGGTCGACAGCCGCGACTGCGAAGTCCGTCCCGCGGTTCGGCGAGGCCGGCCCGCCTCGACGATCCTCTCGTACGCCGCGGACAACGACGTCGACCTGCTCGTCGTCGGGCGAACCGGGCGTGGGAATATAGAGCGGACGCTGCTGGGGAGCGTCACCGACCGCCTGCTTCGGCGGTCGCCGATCCCCGTGCTCGTCGTGCCCGCGCCGTCTTAGCGGCGGGGGGCGGGCGTAGGTTTACAACCGTTCCTCGCATTGGGTTCGATCACCACTCCGATACCGATGTCACGATCGACTTCGATTCTGGTCCCCCACGACGGGTCCGGGCACGCACAGTCGGCGCTGGAGTACGCTCTCGAGACCTTTCCGGACGGACGGATCGTCCTCTTTCACGCGATCGACCCGTTCGAGCGGACCGACGACGAGGACGAAGACGAAGACGAGGACGAGGACGGGGATGGACTGACCCCGCTGACCGAAGCCTGGCACGAGAACAAGCGGGAAGCGGCGTCAGAACTCTTCGCGGAGGCCCTCGAGGCCGTCGACGTCGACCCCGACGACGCCGAAATCGAGACGGCCACCGCGGTCGGCTCCCCGCCACAGACGATCGTCGGCTACGTCGAGGACGCCGAGATCGATCAGGTCGTGATGGGGAGCCGCGGTAGAAGCACCCGGGGGACCGCGACGGACCTGCGTCTCGGCAGTACCGCGGAGGTCGTCGTCAGGCGGGTCGAGATTCCGGTCACAGTCGTGCGGTAAGCGACGCGACGGGGTCGCCCGTTCCCACCGAGCTGTCTCGAGGCCGTGTACCGTCCGGCCGCCGGAAACGGCGGTCAGATCGCCTCCACGTCTCGAACGACGGTGACGGACACGGGCGCGCGTCGGACGACGACCTCGGCGACGCTGCCCAGCAGCAGCCGCGTCGGCCCGGTACGCCCGTGACTGCCGATCACGACGTGGTCGACGTCGTTCTCCTCGGCGTAGTCGACGATCTCGCGGGTGGGTTCGCCGGTGGTGCTTTCGGTCGTCACCTCGGCGTCGTATTCGGCCGCTATCTCCCTTACCTCTTCGAAGACCGATTCCTCCTCTTCGTGGGCCCGTTCGTACCACTCGTCAGAGCCCCGTGGCGGCTCGGTTCTGACGTCGACAGGCGTCGGCGTGCTGTATCCGGGTTCGGACGGGTCCAGTACGTGGAGTGCGACTACGGTAGCATCCTCGAACTCCTCGAGGGAGTGTTCGAGGGCCTGCCTGGACAACGGCGAGCCATCGACTGGGACGAGTATCTTCCGGGACATCGGGGACCCGTACCTCGCGGAGGGGCAAAATACTATGCGGGGGCGGGCGACAGCGGCCTCGAGTCGATCTTATCGGACGACGGTGACCGGGACGGGGGCGCGCCGGACGACCTGTTCGGCGACGCTGCCCAGCAGGATCCGCGACGCGCCCTTGCGGCCGTGGCTCCCGATCACGACGGCGTCGACCCCGTGGTCTTCCGCGTACTCGACGATTTCTCGGGCCGGGCGGCCGACGACGGTCTCCCTGGTGACGTCGTCAGGGTCGTGGCCGGCCTCGGCCGCGATCTCGACGGCCTCGTCGAACAGTCGCTCGGCGGCCTCGCACCTCGCCTCGATCAGCGCATCGTACGCGTAGAGAGATTCTTCGCCGTACATCGCCGTGGTGAGATCGACGACGTGTAGCAGGTAAAGATCGGTGTCGTCGACCGGGTGCG of the Halobiforma lacisalsi AJ5 genome contains:
- a CDS encoding beta-ketoacyl-ACP reductase, translated to MSESIHRLEPLDRRPLADRTCLVTGSSRGIGRDIALEFARCGADVVVNYRSSDEKAREVTERIRENDETAIAVGADVSDPDDVSEMVERVHEEVGSIDVLVNNAGITIDRKFENMTYEDWTTVMEVNLNGTFNCTKAFYDDIKDADKGRLINISSVVGQQGNYGQANYATSKGGLIAFTRTIALELARHGSTANCVAPGFTETDMLEKVPDRIREQIRDDIPLNRFADTTDIVGMVRFLATDYADYMTGQVIGINGGMEW
- a CDS encoding universal stress protein → MSDRILVPYDGSAPSKDALEYAFEKFPDADVTALYVVPAPEGYWGAFDESTEVTPDDEARDRGQTILDEAAQRAAEHDRELETEVATGEPDREIVAFAEDHGVDTIVIGSHGREGVSRVLLGSVAETVVRRSPIPVAVVR
- a CDS encoding universal stress protein — its product is MTPARDRSEPDELDLDFDLERIDSILVPTDGSPAAGEALERAILIADAADDDGPDRPIVHVLSVVDATSDPLRFGAAEVADLERAKWRLVEDVVATVDSRDCEVRPAVRRGRPASTILSYAADNDVDLLVVGRTGRGNIERTLLGSVTDRLLRRSPIPVLVVPAPS
- a CDS encoding universal stress protein is translated as MSRSTSILVPHDGSGHAQSALEYALETFPDGRIVLFHAIDPFERTDDEDEDEDEDEDGDGLTPLTEAWHENKREAASELFAEALEAVDVDPDDAEIETATAVGSPPQTIVGYVEDAEIDQVVMGSRGRSTRGTATDLRLGSTAEVVVRRVEIPVTVVR
- a CDS encoding universal stress protein, coding for MSRKILVPVDGSPLSRQALEHSLEEFEDATVVALHVLDPSEPGYSTPTPVDVRTEPPRGSDEWYERAHEEEESVFEEVREIAAEYDAEVTTESTTGEPTREIVDYAEENDVDHVVIGSHGRTGPTRLLLGSVAEVVVRRAPVSVTVVRDVEAI
- a CDS encoding universal stress protein, whose translation is MDVLIPIDDSDPARKAVAHAVESHPVDDTDLYLLHVVDLTTAMYGEESLYAYDALIEARCEAAERLFDEAVEIAAEAGHDPDDVTRETVVGRPAREIVEYAEDHGVDAVVIGSHGRKGASRILLGSVAEQVVRRAPVPVTVVR